The following proteins are encoded in a genomic region of Ostrea edulis chromosome 7, xbOstEdul1.1, whole genome shotgun sequence:
- the LOC130047980 gene encoding complement C1q subcomponent subunit A-like isoform X1 has protein sequence MIEEVMMKYILFCAAIGLISGDRGGKVAFTALLSKHTTVGAYAVVKYDRVLTNWGGAYQPTTGVFTAPYNGLYSISCTLMSDPINYAHASITKNGKKMSVVFSNTKTYPHASQTLQLLLNKGDKIWIQNRNGRKTIFHDHGYSNVFSGFLIDEL, from the exons atgatag AAGAAGTCATGATGAAATATATACTTTTTTGTGCTGCAATTGGACTCATTTCTGGTGAC AGAGGAGGGAAGGTTGCCTTTACAGCCCTTCTGTCCAAACACACAACAGTGGGAGCTTATGCTGTGGTAAAGTATGACAGGGTGTTGACGAATTGGGGTGGAGCCTATCAACCGACAACTGGTGTTTTTACCGCCCCTTACAACGGTCTCTACAGTATTTCCTGTACCTTGATGAGTGATCCAATTAATTATGCCCACGCCAGTATTACTAAGAATGGCAAAAAGATGTCCGTTGTGTTTTCGAATACTAAAACTTATCCACATGCTAGCCAAACTCTTCAGCTGCTGTTAAACAAGGGGGATAAAATCTGGATCCAGAACAGGAACGGCCGAAAAACTATATTTCATGACCACGGCTATTCTAATGTCTTTTCCGGTTTTCTAATTGACGAACTCTAA
- the LOC130047980 gene encoding complement C1q subcomponent subunit A-like isoform X2: protein MMKYILFCAAIGLISGDRGGKVAFTALLSKHTTVGAYAVVKYDRVLTNWGGAYQPTTGVFTAPYNGLYSISCTLMSDPINYAHASITKNGKKMSVVFSNTKTYPHASQTLQLLLNKGDKIWIQNRNGRKTIFHDHGYSNVFSGFLIDEL from the exons ATGATGAAATATATACTTTTTTGTGCTGCAATTGGACTCATTTCTGGTGAC AGAGGAGGGAAGGTTGCCTTTACAGCCCTTCTGTCCAAACACACAACAGTGGGAGCTTATGCTGTGGTAAAGTATGACAGGGTGTTGACGAATTGGGGTGGAGCCTATCAACCGACAACTGGTGTTTTTACCGCCCCTTACAACGGTCTCTACAGTATTTCCTGTACCTTGATGAGTGATCCAATTAATTATGCCCACGCCAGTATTACTAAGAATGGCAAAAAGATGTCCGTTGTGTTTTCGAATACTAAAACTTATCCACATGCTAGCCAAACTCTTCAGCTGCTGTTAAACAAGGGGGATAAAATCTGGATCCAGAACAGGAACGGCCGAAAAACTATATTTCATGACCACGGCTATTCTAATGTCTTTTCCGGTTTTCTAATTGACGAACTCTAA
- the LOC130046560 gene encoding hibernation-associated plasma protein HP-27-like isoform X1: MMKCVIFLAVLGIVSGCPEKGASVAFTAFLSKDTTVGSHAVVKYDHVLTNWGGAYQPTTGVFTAPYNGLYSISCTLMSFPKNYVHLGIMKNGIRLSVVFSNAKTFPQSSQTLQLVLNKGDRIWIRNNNGRASKMHDRSVSNYNVFSGFLIDQL, translated from the exons ATGATGAAGTGTGTTATTTTTCTTGCTGTACTGGGAATCGTTTCTGGTTGTC CAGAGAAAGGAGCGAGTGTTGCCTTTACAGCCTTTCTGTCCAAAGACACAACAGTGGGCTCTCACGCAGTGGTGAAGTATGATCATGTGTTGACAAATTGGGGTGGAGCCTATCAACCGACAACCGGCGTTTTTACCGCCCCCTATAACGGTCTCTACAGCATCTCCTGTACCTTGATGAGTTTTCCAAAGAACTATGTTCATCTAGGAATAATGAAGAATGGCATCAGATTGTCCGTGGTGTTttctaatgccaaaacttttccACAATCCAGTCAGACCTTACAGTTAGTACTTAACAAAGGCGACAGAATATGGATTCGGAACAACAATGGCCGTGCATCAAAAATGCATGACCGTAGTGTGTCTAATTATAATGTGTTTTCTGGTTTTCTAATAGATCAACTGTAA
- the LOC130046560 gene encoding otolin-1-like isoform X2, which yields MMKCVIFLAVLGIVSGCQKGASVAFTAFLSKDTTVGSHAVVKYDHVLTNWGGAYQPTTGVFTAPYNGLYSISCTLMSFPKNYVHLGIMKNGIRLSVVFSNAKTFPQSSQTLQLVLNKGDRIWIRNNNGRASKMHDRSVSNYNVFSGFLIDQL from the exons ATGATGAAGTGTGTTATTTTTCTTGCTGTACTGGGAATCGTTTCTGGTTGTC AGAAAGGAGCGAGTGTTGCCTTTACAGCCTTTCTGTCCAAAGACACAACAGTGGGCTCTCACGCAGTGGTGAAGTATGATCATGTGTTGACAAATTGGGGTGGAGCCTATCAACCGACAACCGGCGTTTTTACCGCCCCCTATAACGGTCTCTACAGCATCTCCTGTACCTTGATGAGTTTTCCAAAGAACTATGTTCATCTAGGAATAATGAAGAATGGCATCAGATTGTCCGTGGTGTTttctaatgccaaaacttttccACAATCCAGTCAGACCTTACAGTTAGTACTTAACAAAGGCGACAGAATATGGATTCGGAACAACAATGGCCGTGCATCAAAAATGCATGACCGTAGTGTGTCTAATTATAATGTGTTTTCTGGTTTTCTAATAGATCAACTGTAA